One window of Gloeothece citriformis PCC 7424 genomic DNA carries:
- the rpsR gene encoding 30S ribosomal protein S18: MSYYRKRLSPIPPSQPINYKDIELLRKFITERGKILPRRITGLTAKQQRDLTTAVKQARILALLPFINKEA; this comes from the coding sequence ATGAGTTATTACCGTAAGCGTCTGTCCCCCATTCCTCCGAGTCAACCGATCAACTATAAAGATATCGAATTGCTGCGGAAATTTATTACCGAGCGGGGTAAAATTCTACCGAGACGGATCACCGGATTAACCGCTAAACAACAAAGAGATTTAACCACTGCGGTTAAACAGGCGAGAATTTTGGCCTTATTACCCTTTATCAATAAGGAAGCTTAG
- a CDS encoding gamma-glutamyltransferase family protein, whose protein sequence is MNFDLNSYPYPSQRRLILNQRCAIATSQHLATLAGMEMFLQGGNAIDAVVASAIALTVVEPTSNGIGSDAFAIVWDGKLQGINASGKSPQHLPLDAFRSLTMMPELGWLTVTVPGAVSAWYSLWRRWGKLPFEQLFTPAIRYAEEGFPVSPVTAQAWKRIEKIYLSLSSPEYEPFKQVFFPHNRAPKTGEIWGSLDHANTLREIAATGGESFYRGKLANAIASFSAATGGYLTQKDLADHQPLWVDPIFTQYHNLKVWEMPPNGQGIAALMALNILEGFEMERYPRDSVESFHRQIEAMKLSFADVYRHVADIEHMAVMVDHLLDKTYASERRQLIQDRAIPLAASGLPKGGTVYLCAADRDLMVSFIQSNYEGFGSGILIPDTGIALQNRGAGFTLESGHPNRVAPSKRPFHTIIPGFLTQEDQPLGPFGVMGAPMQPQGHLQMVVNLSNYQMNPQTALDAPRWRFLEGNKVLLEEGVPPEIVRELSQRGHQIQVAPEFMFGKGQMILRHNGILVAGSEPRADGLALGY, encoded by the coding sequence ATGAATTTTGATCTCAACTCTTATCCTTATCCTTCCCAACGTCGTCTAATTCTTAATCAACGTTGCGCTATTGCTACGAGTCAACATTTAGCGACTCTTGCAGGAATGGAAATGTTTTTACAGGGAGGAAACGCCATTGATGCAGTAGTTGCTAGTGCGATCGCTTTAACCGTCGTTGAACCTACTTCTAATGGTATTGGATCAGATGCCTTTGCGATCGTTTGGGATGGAAAATTACAGGGAATAAATGCCTCTGGGAAAAGTCCTCAACATTTGCCTTTAGATGCTTTTAGATCCCTAACCATGATGCCGGAATTAGGATGGTTGACCGTAACTGTGCCGGGGGCAGTTTCAGCATGGTATAGTTTATGGAGAAGATGGGGAAAACTTCCGTTTGAGCAGTTATTTACCCCGGCGATTCGTTACGCAGAAGAAGGGTTTCCGGTTTCTCCCGTTACTGCCCAAGCTTGGAAACGCATCGAAAAAATTTATTTATCCCTTTCCTCTCCAGAATATGAACCCTTTAAACAGGTATTTTTTCCCCATAACCGCGCCCCCAAAACCGGCGAAATTTGGGGAAGTTTAGATCACGCAAACACTTTAAGGGAAATAGCAGCAACGGGGGGTGAAAGTTTTTATCGGGGAAAATTAGCTAATGCGATCGCTTCTTTTTCTGCCGCAACTGGAGGGTATTTAACACAAAAAGATCTCGCAGATCATCAACCTTTATGGGTAGATCCGATTTTTACTCAATATCACAACCTTAAAGTATGGGAAATGCCCCCCAATGGCCAAGGAATTGCCGCTTTAATGGCGTTAAATATTTTAGAAGGGTTTGAGATGGAAAGATATCCCCGTGACTCAGTTGAAAGTTTCCATCGTCAAATAGAAGCAATGAAGTTATCTTTTGCGGATGTGTATCGTCATGTGGCGGATATTGAACACATGGCGGTGATGGTCGATCATCTCTTAGATAAAACTTATGCTAGCGAACGTCGCCAATTAATTCAAGACCGGGCGATTCCTCTTGCTGCTTCTGGTTTACCGAAAGGAGGTACAGTTTATTTATGTGCTGCCGATCGAGACTTAATGGTGTCTTTTATCCAATCTAATTATGAGGGATTTGGTAGTGGTATTTTAATTCCAGACACAGGCATTGCTTTACAAAATCGGGGGGCAGGATTTACCCTAGAATCTGGCCATCCTAACCGAGTTGCCCCGTCTAAACGTCCTTTTCATACGATTATTCCAGGGTTTTTGACGCAAGAGGATCAACCGTTAGGGCCGTTTGGGGTGATGGGCGCGCCGATGCAACCTCAAGGACATCTTCAAATGGTGGTTAACCTGAGTAATTATCAAATGAATCCTCAAACCGCTTTAGATGCCCCTAGATGGCGATTTTTGGAGGGTAATAAGGTACTTTTAGAGGAGGGTGTACCCCCTGAAATTGTTCGAGAATTGAGTCAACGGGGACATCAGATACAAGTTGCGCCGGAGTTTATGTTTGGGAAAGGTCAAATGATTCTACGTCATAATGGGATATTGGTGGCGGGTTCTGAACCTCGCGCTGATGGGTTAGCATTGGGATATTGA
- a CDS encoding microcompartments protein yields the protein MGVELRSYVYLDRLQPQHAAYIGTVALGYLPVPGDASLWIEISPGIEINRITDIALKSAVVRPGVLFVERLYGLLEIHSSNQGETRAAGKAILAALGVTEKDCMKPKVVSSQIIRNIDPYQTQLINRNRRGQMILAGQTLYVLEVQPAAYAALAANEAEKAALINILQVSAVGSFGRVYLGGEERDIIAGSGAALAAIENAPGRDYLDGGRKE from the coding sequence TTGGGTGTAGAATTACGGAGTTATGTCTATCTAGACAGATTACAACCTCAACACGCCGCTTATATTGGCACAGTGGCGCTAGGATATTTACCGGTTCCCGGAGATGCTTCATTATGGATAGAAATCTCACCCGGTATAGAAATTAATCGCATTACTGATATTGCCCTAAAATCCGCCGTTGTCCGTCCTGGGGTGCTGTTCGTTGAGAGACTGTACGGACTCCTAGAAATTCATTCTAGCAATCAAGGAGAAACCAGGGCAGCCGGCAAAGCCATTTTAGCGGCTTTAGGAGTCACAGAAAAAGATTGTATGAAGCCAAAAGTCGTTTCTAGCCAAATTATTCGCAATATTGACCCCTACCAAACTCAATTAATTAATCGTAACCGACGGGGACAAATGATTCTAGCCGGACAAACTCTTTATGTCCTAGAAGTTCAACCGGCGGCTTATGCTGCCCTCGCCGCCAATGAAGCCGAAAAAGCCGCTTTAATCAATATTTTACAAGTGAGTGCTGTGGGGAGTTTTGGCCGAGTCTATTTAGGAGGAGAAGAAAGAGATATTATTGCCGGGTCAGGTGCGGCTTTAGCGGCCATTGAAAATGCTCCTGGCCGTGACTATCTCGACGGTGGGAGGAAAGAATGA
- a CDS encoding GGDEF domain-containing protein, whose amino-acid sequence MNFDVHTAIVLTAIVFILQSIPLMFLYLLANQYKGINYWLLGNLFLAVGYFMIAWQGITIDFFSIIISNVLPIVGISCLGIGVSQFTQQTYLRYFILALNALWFVIHLHFTYINNNILLKNIIFYFIVSIILIITAYYLFIYKNKKIIISTYFTGIIFLFFSIIFLIRTGVLLSNDTLNPWIDSRLFYISFYLCYFIISFLLTVGFVSMVSQRLYQDLQTLATCDFLTGTLNRRAMQIEINKEIAYCNRTQKRFAVILMDIDRFKLINDNYGHDSGDLVLKHFTMTIKNNIRQEDSLGRWGGEEFLVLSKVNTIEDACTLAERLRNGIENEKVIINHTIIEYTISLGVAVYAIHGTTQEQLVKSADTALYQAKNSGRNRVAIAKITRAL is encoded by the coding sequence ATGAACTTTGATGTCCACACTGCTATTGTTTTGACTGCAATTGTATTTATTTTACAATCGATTCCTTTAATGTTTTTGTATTTACTCGCTAATCAATACAAAGGAATTAATTATTGGCTGCTAGGTAACTTGTTTCTTGCTGTTGGATATTTTATGATCGCTTGGCAAGGAATAACTATTGATTTTTTTTCAATTATTATTAGTAATGTTTTACCAATAGTAGGCATTTCTTGTTTAGGGATAGGAGTTTCACAATTTACTCAACAAACTTATCTACGCTATTTTATTCTTGCTTTAAATGCTCTGTGGTTTGTTATCCATCTTCATTTTACTTATATTAATAATAATATTTTGCTGAAAAACATCATTTTTTATTTTATAGTTTCGATAATTTTAATAATTACAGCTTATTATTTATTTATTTATAAAAACAAAAAGATAATTATTTCTACTTATTTTACAGGAATTATATTTTTATTTTTTTCTATTATTTTTTTAATTCGGACAGGAGTATTATTATCTAATGATACTCTTAATCCTTGGATTGATAGCAGACTATTTTATATTAGTTTTTATTTATGTTATTTTATAATTAGTTTTCTCTTGACGGTAGGATTTGTAAGTATGGTGAGTCAACGACTCTATCAAGATCTTCAGACTCTTGCGACTTGTGATTTTTTGACTGGCACTCTTAACCGTCGCGCTATGCAGATAGAAATAAATAAAGAAATTGCTTACTGTAATAGAACTCAAAAAAGATTTGCTGTAATTTTAATGGATATTGATCGTTTTAAGTTAATTAATGATAATTATGGTCATGATAGCGGTGATCTTGTGCTTAAACATTTTACTATGACGATTAAAAATAATATCCGACAAGAAGACTCTTTAGGTCGGTGGGGAGGGGAAGAATTTCTTGTCCTTTCAAAAGTGAATACTATTGAAGATGCTTGCACTTTAGCCGAACGTTTAAGAAATGGAATAGAAAATGAAAAAGTTATCATAAATCATACTATTATTGAATATACCATAAGTTTAGGAGTTGCTGTTTATGCAATTCATGGAACGACTCAAGAACAATTGGTTAAATCAGCAGATACAGCTTTATATCAAGCTAAAAACTCAGGCAGAAATCGGGTTGCGATCGCTAAAATTACTAGGGCACTTTAA
- a CDS encoding pentapeptide repeat-containing protein gives MANSEHLKLLEKDVGQWEQLRQDHDIINPDFTGADLRKIDLSNVNLINANLAGADLREVNLIGADLTGANFDGADLTEANLIGTTCKKTNFRRADLTRARLHRTNLSEANLTQGHLNEADLSCANLYQADLLGAFLYRANLYKARLIETHLIQAYLLEADLREASLYQTDFRWAILSKANLQGAEIIEIILDGALYKNTILDNLDNHFNN, from the coding sequence ATGGCTAATAGCGAACATTTAAAATTACTTGAAAAAGACGTAGGTCAATGGGAACAATTACGACAGGATCATGACATTATTAACCCTGATTTTACCGGGGCAGATCTCCGCAAAATCGATCTGAGTAATGTGAATTTGATTAATGCTAACCTTGCCGGGGCAGACTTACGGGAAGTTAATTTAATTGGGGCAGATTTAACCGGAGCTAATTTCGACGGGGCAGATCTAACCGAGGCTAATTTAATCGGAACAACCTGTAAAAAAACCAATTTTAGACGCGCAGATCTAACCCGCGCCCGACTCCACCGCACCAATTTAAGTGAAGCGAATTTAACCCAAGGTCATTTAAACGAAGCTGATCTCAGTTGTGCTAACCTTTATCAAGCAGATTTATTAGGCGCATTTCTTTATCGCGCAAATCTCTACAAAGCCAGATTAATTGAAACCCATTTAATACAAGCTTACCTATTAGAAGCTGATCTCAGGGAAGCCAGTCTCTATCAAACCGATTTTCGTTGGGCTATCCTATCTAAAGCCAATTTACAAGGCGCTGAAATCATCGAGATTATCTTAGATGGGGCACTCTATAAAAATACAATTTTAGATAATTTAGACAATCACTTCAATAACTAA
- a CDS encoding DUF655 domain-containing protein encodes MFKFLLTLGISLCLSSCFQTTDLPRPQPLAQDPTVEVYFNQNFAKGSDYQDPYRNIKRPGDNLEQILIDTINQADSSIDIAVQEFRLPKLAQALAKRRQEGLKIRVILENTYNRPFSQLTLTEIQNFSEREGDRYDDFFALADTNKDEKLTPEEIYQSDALVILNQAGIPIIDDTADGSKGSGLMHHKFVVIDGKTVIITSANFTLSDVHGDFLYSDSRGNANHLLKVKNPQLAQAFTEEFNLMWGDGPGGKLDSLFGVNKPARKPVSIQLKDTKITLKFSPNSSVYPWETSSNGLINQTLDQAHSSVDLALFVFSEQRLANTLEKRHQNGATVRALIDPGFAFMTYSEGLDMLGVALSQKCQYEADNHPWQSPITTVGIPDLFSTDKLHHKFGIIDQNIVITGSHNWSSSANNQNDETLIILESPIVAAHFQQEFERLYQKASLGIPTYIAQKIEQDRQTCSQFTTPVSQVAERQLINLNTATLAELETLPGIGPSLAQKIIKTREEKPFTSVQDLERVAGIGENKLKKLQDKVFVYNKLKK; translated from the coding sequence ATGTTCAAATTTTTGTTGACTTTAGGAATTTCCTTGTGTCTATCTTCCTGTTTTCAAACGACTGATCTTCCTCGTCCTCAACCTCTAGCACAAGATCCGACAGTGGAAGTTTATTTTAATCAAAATTTTGCCAAAGGATCAGATTATCAAGACCCCTATCGAAATATTAAACGACCCGGAGATAATCTAGAACAAATTTTAATCGATACTATCAATCAAGCTGATTCTAGTATTGATATTGCTGTGCAAGAATTTCGCTTACCTAAACTGGCTCAAGCGTTAGCGAAACGTCGTCAAGAAGGCTTAAAAATACGAGTGATTTTAGAAAATACTTATAATCGTCCTTTTAGCCAGTTAACCCTTACAGAAATACAAAACTTTTCTGAACGAGAAGGCGATCGTTATGATGACTTTTTTGCTTTAGCGGATACTAATAAAGATGAGAAATTAACTCCTGAAGAAATCTATCAAAGTGATGCTCTAGTTATTTTAAATCAAGCCGGAATTCCCATTATCGATGATACGGCTGATGGGTCAAAAGGAAGCGGATTAATGCACCATAAATTTGTCGTCATTGATGGGAAAACTGTAATTATTACTTCTGCGAATTTTACCTTAAGTGATGTTCATGGAGATTTTTTATACTCTGATAGTCGAGGCAACGCCAATCATCTCCTTAAAGTTAAAAATCCTCAATTAGCCCAAGCATTTACCGAAGAATTTAATTTAATGTGGGGAGATGGGCCAGGAGGTAAACTAGATAGTTTATTTGGGGTGAATAAACCCGCTAGAAAACCTGTAAGCATTCAGTTAAAGGACACCAAAATTACTCTAAAATTTTCTCCTAATTCTTCTGTTTATCCTTGGGAAACCAGTAGTAACGGACTCATTAATCAAACCTTAGATCAAGCTCATTCATCAGTAGATTTAGCCCTATTTGTTTTTTCTGAGCAAAGACTAGCCAACACCTTAGAAAAACGCCATCAAAACGGGGCGACAGTTAGAGCCTTAATTGATCCGGGTTTTGCTTTTATGACTTATAGTGAAGGGTTAGATATGTTAGGGGTTGCCCTCAGTCAAAAATGCCAATATGAAGCCGATAATCATCCTTGGCAATCTCCAATTACTACCGTAGGAATTCCTGACTTATTCTCTACAGATAAATTACATCATAAATTTGGCATTATCGATCAAAATATAGTGATTACAGGGTCTCATAACTGGTCGAGTTCTGCCAATAATCAAAATGATGAAACCTTAATCATTCTTGAAAGTCCTATAGTAGCTGCCCATTTTCAACAAGAATTTGAACGACTTTATCAAAAAGCGAGTTTAGGAATTCCTACATACATAGCTCAAAAAATTGAACAAGATCGACAAACTTGTTCTCAATTCACAACCCCTGTTTCTCAAGTTGCCGAAAGACAATTAATTAATCTCAATACAGCCACCTTAGCCGAATTAGAAACTTTACCCGGCATCGGGCCATCCTTAGCCCAAAAAATTATCAAAACCCGTGAGGAAAAACCCTTTACCTCCGTCCAAGACTTAGAACGGGTTGCCGGAATTGGTGAAAATAAGCTAAAAAAGCTACAAGACAAAGTTTTTGTCTACAATAAGCTCAAGAAATAG
- a CDS encoding VOC family protein, whose amino-acid sequence MQIVKCLHTAILVSDLEKAEQFYSQVLGLTKVDRPFSYSGIWYQIGDYQIHLIVDSNLKITHQNEEKWGRNPHFALTVTDLEAVKEKLHHYQCPYQMSASGRPALFTQDPDGNIIELTMNPEHSTLNNK is encoded by the coding sequence ATGCAGATTGTTAAATGTCTTCATACTGCCATTTTAGTGTCTGATTTAGAAAAAGCAGAACAGTTTTACAGTCAGGTTTTAGGATTAACCAAAGTTGATCGACCTTTTAGCTATTCTGGGATATGGTATCAAATTGGTGATTATCAAATTCATCTAATTGTTGATTCTAATTTGAAAATTACTCATCAAAATGAGGAAAAATGGGGGAGAAATCCTCACTTTGCTTTAACCGTTACCGATTTAGAAGCGGTGAAAGAAAAATTACATCATTATCAATGTCCTTATCAAATGAGTGCTTCTGGACGACCGGCTTTATTTACTCAAGATCCCGACGGAAATATTATAGAATTGACGATGAATCCTGAACACTCAACTCTCAATAATAAGTAA
- the rpmG gene encoding 50S ribosomal protein L33 has translation MASKKGVRLIITLECTECRSNPDKRSAGVSRYTTSKNRRNTTGRLELKKFCTHCNKHTVHKEIK, from the coding sequence ATGGCCAGCAAGAAAGGTGTCCGCCTAATTATCACTTTAGAATGTACCGAATGTCGCTCAAATCCTGATAAGCGATCGGCTGGAGTTTCTCGTTATACCACTAGCAAAAATCGTCGTAATACTACCGGCAGATTAGAACTGAAAAAGTTCTGTACTCATTGCAATAAACATACTGTCCACAAAGAAATCAAGTAG
- a CDS encoding recombinase family protein, producing MKIVAYLYSDPLLDSPVDPLIWGLEVDRVYQDLGQHEQLQQLLSDAKIDPPNYLLIRRLEELGDTLEEVSDRLNQLETLGIEIIAIEQAYNSSQFDKVNSQNIRNDLTQLLQEIQNNQRRRRLKQGHARNRIKALPPPGKAPYGYRRGKDRYILDRSTAPVVKEFFERFLLFGSLRGAVRYLEKRYGKKISVSTGRNWLTNPVYRGDLEYQNQDIILDTHAPIISREEAAQIDRLLRRNSNLAPRTASAPRSLAGLVICEKCQSPMTITRVTPRLKKSEYLYLRPKNCSLNPPCKSILYEQVLEKTIESICRDLPQTVAQLNLPNLEGIKTRFINEIVKKREIINQLPELKKEGILDQQTADLRRYKLETEIAQLQLKIDQLPPGNLNIITQAVTIPQFWLDLSEAERRFYFREFIRKIKIVRPQPQKWEVELVFIF from the coding sequence ATGAAAATAGTTGCTTATTTATATAGTGATCCCCTGTTAGATTCTCCGGTTGATCCCTTAATTTGGGGATTAGAAGTGGATCGAGTTTATCAAGATTTGGGTCAACATGAACAACTACAACAGTTATTAAGTGATGCTAAAATAGACCCTCCCAATTATTTATTAATTCGTCGTTTAGAAGAATTAGGAGATACTCTAGAAGAAGTTAGTGATCGCTTGAATCAATTAGAAACCCTTGGGATCGAAATTATTGCCATCGAACAAGCTTATAATTCTTCTCAATTCGATAAAGTTAACTCGCAAAATATTCGCAATGATTTAACTCAATTATTACAAGAAATTCAAAATAATCAACGTCGTCGTCGGTTAAAACAAGGACACGCCCGCAACCGAATTAAAGCTTTACCTCCCCCAGGAAAAGCACCTTATGGATACCGCCGAGGAAAGGATCGTTATATCCTCGATCGCAGTACCGCCCCGGTTGTGAAAGAGTTTTTTGAACGGTTTTTATTGTTTGGTTCTTTACGGGGAGCAGTACGTTATTTAGAGAAACGTTATGGTAAAAAAATTTCGGTTTCTACAGGCCGAAATTGGTTAACTAATCCGGTTTATCGAGGAGATTTAGAATATCAAAATCAGGATATTATTCTTGATACTCATGCTCCAATTATATCACGGGAAGAAGCCGCTCAAATCGATCGCTTACTCAGACGAAATAGTAATTTAGCACCTCGAACCGCTAGCGCCCCTCGTTCTTTAGCAGGGTTAGTGATCTGTGAAAAGTGTCAATCTCCAATGACGATTACTAGGGTTACACCTCGTCTTAAAAAGAGTGAATATCTTTATCTGCGCCCTAAAAATTGTAGTTTAAACCCTCCCTGTAAATCGATTCTTTATGAACAAGTTTTGGAAAAAACGATAGAATCTATTTGTCGAGATTTACCCCAAACGGTTGCTCAGTTAAATCTTCCTAATTTAGAAGGAATTAAAACAAGATTTATCAATGAAATTGTCAAAAAACGAGAAATTATTAATCAATTACCTGAGCTTAAAAAAGAGGGGATTTTAGATCAACAAACGGCAGATTTACGCCGATATAAATTAGAAACAGAGATTGCCCAATTACAATTGAAAATCGATCAACTTCCCCCCGGAAATTTAAATATTATCACTCAAGCTGTAACTATTCCTCAGTTTTGGTTAGATTTATCTGAAGCTGAACGGCGCTTTTATTTTCGAGAATTTATTCGTAAAATCAAAATAGTTCGTCCTCAACCTCAAAAGTGGGAGGTTGAGTTAGTGTTTATTTTTTAA
- the rsmD gene encoding 16S rRNA (guanine(966)-N(2))-methyltransferase RsmD has translation MRIYGNRILKTIPGQLTRPTSGKVREALFNIWQGTITDCRWLDLCAGNGSMGAEALCRGAKEVVAIEQYGRACDIIKQNWQQIANPPQQFHVIRGDVLTKMSSLAGKKFDRIYFDPPYKSDLYQPVLEAIATYEILDETGEMAVEHDPKLWQAIAIPGLAICREKIYGNTALTFYETESS, from the coding sequence ATGAGAATTTACGGCAATCGAATTTTAAAAACCATCCCCGGACAACTAACACGCCCCACTTCCGGCAAAGTCCGAGAAGCTTTATTTAATATTTGGCAAGGCACAATTACAGATTGTCGCTGGTTAGATTTATGTGCCGGCAATGGTTCTATGGGAGCAGAAGCTTTATGTCGAGGAGCAAAAGAAGTCGTTGCTATTGAACAATATGGACGAGCTTGCGATATTATTAAACAAAATTGGCAACAAATTGCTAACCCTCCTCAACAATTTCACGTCATTAGAGGGGATGTTTTGACCAAAATGTCCTCTCTCGCTGGCAAAAAGTTTGACAGAATTTATTTTGATCCTCCCTATAAAAGTGATTTATATCAACCCGTTTTAGAAGCGATCGCTACTTATGAAATCCTCGATGAAACTGGGGAAATGGCTGTAGAACATGACCCTAAATTATGGCAAGCGATTGCTATTCCGGGTCTGGCTATTTGTCGAGAGAAAATTTATGGAAATACCGCCTTAACTTTTTATGAAACCGAGTCGAGTTAA
- a CDS encoding SIMPL domain-containing protein, with product MLPVISSRKLIIALSYLSLTFMQPAFAQEQILRTLTVTGEGIERIPATVAQVELGVEIQGQNAATVQQEVAKRTSAVVELLQSRNVQQLQTTGIRLQPNYDFSNNQRRLIGYIGVNTVSFRFPIEQVGGLLDHVVKVGATRIDNISLTATEEAITQAQRQALQQATVDAQQQADVVLRSLNLTANQIVSIQINGANLPQPKILQNEQFALRADAPAPSTPVIGGEQTVRASVTLQISY from the coding sequence ATGTTACCTGTAATTTCTTCAAGAAAATTAATTATTGCCCTTAGCTACTTAAGTCTTACCTTTATGCAGCCCGCTTTTGCTCAGGAACAAATTTTACGAACCTTAACCGTTACAGGAGAAGGAATAGAGAGAATTCCTGCTACGGTTGCTCAAGTCGAATTAGGGGTAGAAATTCAAGGACAAAATGCAGCCACTGTTCAACAGGAAGTCGCTAAACGAACCAGTGCAGTTGTAGAATTACTCCAAAGTCGTAATGTTCAACAGCTACAAACTACAGGCATTCGATTACAGCCGAATTATGATTTTAGCAATAACCAAAGACGGTTAATCGGTTATATAGGAGTCAATACGGTCAGTTTTAGGTTTCCCATCGAACAAGTCGGGGGATTATTAGATCATGTGGTGAAAGTGGGAGCGACTCGGATTGATAATATTAGTCTAACGGCGACAGAGGAAGCGATTACCCAAGCTCAACGACAAGCTTTACAACAAGCAACGGTAGATGCTCAACAACAAGCGGATGTGGTTTTAAGATCTCTCAATCTCACGGCGAATCAAATTGTCAGTATTCAAATTAATGGGGCTAACTTACCACAGCCTAAAATCCTTCAAAATGAACAATTTGCGCTTAGGGCGGATGCACCTGCGCCGAGTACCCCCGTCATTGGTGGAGAACAAACGGTTCGCGCTTCTGTGACACTACAAATTAGTTACTAG
- a CDS encoding GGDEF domain-containing protein, with amino-acid sequence MALDSRTAIALISIVFALQSVPLILVYLLANQYKGINYWLIGNVLIAVGYFLVSLRGVIIDFFSITIANIISILGLSLLGLGVSRFTQQVYPRYFILALNAIWLVIHLHFTYINDNIIIRIINYSGIGSIIFIFAAYQLLSYKDKRLIISIRFTAIVFLCSASLFLIRIIVVLLNNYSNPLFDNSLSQTLLQISYLIMSFLLTVGLVSMISQRLYEDLRTLAIYDFLTETLNRRAMQLEINKEIAYFNRRKEQFALILMDIDRFKSINDNYGHDCGDLVLQHFTRTIKNNIRKEDALGRWGGEEFLILSRGSNVEDALILAERLRSAIESEKVITGHTIIKYTLSLGVAVYGIHGTTQEQLVKAADKALYEAKNSGRNQVAIATVFL; translated from the coding sequence ATGGCCTTAGATTCCCGTACTGCTATTGCTTTAATTTCAATTGTATTTGCCTTGCAATCTGTTCCTTTAATATTAGTGTATTTATTAGCCAATCAATACAAAGGCATTAATTATTGGTTAATTGGTAATGTGTTAATCGCTGTTGGATATTTTCTAGTTTCTTTGCGAGGAGTGATTATTGATTTTTTTTCAATTACTATCGCTAATATTATTTCAATACTAGGACTTTCTCTTTTGGGTTTGGGAGTTTCACGATTTACTCAACAAGTTTATCCCCGTTATTTTATTCTGGCTTTAAATGCTATTTGGTTAGTGATTCATCTTCATTTTACTTATATTAATGACAATATTATTATCCGAATTATCAATTATTCAGGGATAGGTTCTATAATTTTTATATTTGCCGCTTATCAGTTGCTCTCTTATAAAGATAAACGATTGATTATTTCTATTCGTTTTACGGCTATTGTCTTTTTATGTTCTGCTAGTCTATTTTTAATCCGTATAATAGTAGTTTTATTAAATAATTATTCTAATCCTTTATTTGATAACAGTTTATCTCAGACTCTCCTTCAGATATCTTATCTGATCATGAGTTTTCTTTTAACAGTAGGATTGGTCAGTATGATTAGTCAACGACTTTATGAAGATCTTCGGACTCTTGCTATCTATGATTTTTTGACTGAGACTCTTAACCGTCGTGCTATGCAGTTAGAAATAAATAAAGAAATTGCTTATTTTAATAGACGAAAAGAACAATTTGCTTTAATTTTAATGGATATCGATCGCTTTAAATCGATTAATGATAATTATGGTCATGATTGTGGTGATCTTGTGCTTCAACATTTTACTCGAACTATTAAAAATAATATTCGAAAAGAAGATGCTTTAGGCAGGTGGGGAGGGGAAGAATTTCTTATCCTTTCAAGGGGAAGTAATGTTGAAGATGCTTTAATTTTAGCAGAACGTTTAAGAAGTGCAATAGAAAGTGAAAAGGTTATTACAGGTCATACTATTATTAAATATACCCTAAGTTTAGGGGTTGCTGTTTATGGAATTCATGGAACGACTCAAGAACAATTAGTTAAAGCAGCAGATAAAGCTTTATATGAAGCTAAAAATTCCGGTAGAAATCAAGTTGCGATCGCTACTGTATTCCTATAA